In Vicia villosa cultivar HV-30 ecotype Madison, WI linkage group LG7, Vvil1.0, whole genome shotgun sequence, the DNA window TGCCATGTACTTGGCTTCGAGACAATCCCACAATTCCTTTGCAGATTCCACGTTTTGGTAAATATCAAATAAGGGATCAGACATACCGTTAAGAATGTGCCCTCTGCATATGTAGTCGTCGTTCTCCCACTTTGATCGGCGTCTCAGATTTTCAACCGTGTCATCCTCTACAAGTTCTGGAATTGGTGTAGACAGGACGTGTGCCACCTTCAACGTTGTCAACATGAAATGCATCTTCTTCTGCCAACGCCTGAAGTCTTGTCCTTGAAACTTTCCCAATTTTccgaaacttttagtcatctccttcacggtacttcctcctccagccatgattatcagaataaatactttgttcgtttgttagaaaTCTGgtgtgataatcctggatatcttcaagaatcgtgtttgttcactttccgaacaaagtatttcgaccctatacttgtctgggttcacgaaatctttgcggggataattcttgaagaatcgatctgtttctgacaatagagaatagattagaatgtagaggaagtatatAATTTCGTGTTTttaaatcgagaccaaaagactccttatataggagaccaataatagaaacgaacagacacacctgttCGCTAAAACAGTTATGTTGGTTGGAAACGAAgcacctgttcggtaaaacggttatgtccgttgggaaagggtgcaactattcaaacgaagcaccccagccaggggcgctgccccttggaccccggcatggcgctgccccgcaccccgccaggggctccgccccttggaaccccgtttctattattcgtattcaattgtaCGTTTGGCtccacgagcgtgcactccgcactaccctaactcgtttcaagcttaacgcataattgcatcggccttcagtaaatcacattactaccaaaattgcattgatgatactaaaatcaccaacaatctTCCATTAGCTGAAGCAATCTCATATGCACGAATATGGGCGTCCGCAACATCTTTCACATTCACCCATCCAAAAGCTTTATTTGGAAAAGGTATGCCTGCATTAAAAAATTCCAAGATTGTTTTATTATGCAACATGACAATTCTTTTCTGGAATAAATATGACATTAATTAATAAGTCACACACTTAGCAAAAGTTCACTATTATTAGTTAACCAAAACAAGTGATAAAGTAACACAAGAGATATGAGAAACAACTATTTCATGAGCAAGACAATGAATGTTGCAGACATATGCACTTTATGTGATGAAAGAATTACCATTGATTAGGTTTAGAATTAGTTCAACACTTTCATTAACCTCTGGTTGTAAGAGAGGTCCTGCAACCATTGTTGGGTTAATAACAACCATGTCAATCTTGTTTTCATTTACAAATTCCCAGGCAGCAGCCTCAGCCAAAGTTTTTGAAAGAGGATACCATAACTGATAACATAAACAGAAATTGGCTTTATGTCATGTCAACAAAAAAAACACATCAAATTGGCATTTGCCAGTTTCGCGAACCTGTGATTCCCTACAGAAATCTGGAACTGAAAACCATGTTTCATCAACTATAACTTCTGGATTCTTCGGCCTTGTGTTTAACGCAACTGCAGCGACAGAAGAAGTAAAGACAACTCGTTTCACAGAAGGTGATTTCGCACATGATTTAAGAACATTAATAGTTCCTTTTAGTGCCGGATCAATCAACTCAGTCTGAAATTTtgtaaagaatttaaaattcgaatcaATTCAAACGTCctctaaaattttcaaattttgcatACTGATCCTAAATAATTTCAACTTTTACAAATTAATCCTTTTAATTTTCAAACTTACAAATTGAtccctatttttaaattttgcaaaaacttataaaattaataatattgacTTAGAAATTTAACAGTGAAACAAAAGATTATAAATGAAAAGAACCTGAGGGTCATCTACGACATGACGAACAGGTGAAGCAGTATGAAAGACACCATGACAGCCCTGAATAATAGagtcaaaagaaccatcttccaAAAGATCAGCCTTAAAGAGTTTCAACCTCTCTTTTGCACCATCAAGTTTAATCAAGTGGTCAACCTTTTTGGGATTACCTGCTTGCACACCAATCAAATAACATGAATGTTAATGAATTCATATAAAGAGAACGAAGCACTTACTTACTTAGATCACGAACAGTGGCTCTGACGATGTAACGACGTTGAAGAAGGAACTTAACAATCCAATAAGCAATAAAACCAGAAGCACCTGTCACACACACCACCTTTCCTTCTCCACTCATtatcctctttctctttttctttcacaAGTTTTGGACAGCTCTTTACTGTTATATTGAAAGAAAGAACAACAGcctaaaacaaaaatgaaaaaaataaaaagatatattTGTTAATCTAACCGCGCACCACCGGACACTTTTCCAATGCTGCCGACTGGCACATAAAACTAAAACAATATATtagttgagggagaggaaagataAGATTGTTCAGGGAGACGTTGTTGTTGTCGTCGAGTATGAGTCGCACTCTGGCTGACCAAGGACATGAAAATGCTGCCACAATCAAGGTTTTATTAGCCCTTGGATCTAAATCAAATGGATCAGAAAAaacagtttttatttttattttgtgtgaCTGGATCTCCACCACCACAGACTTGAGTCAAAATTGTCGTTACACTCCGTCTATAACTTAACAAAACAAAAGTATAAGACATATTAATACTGATGAAGACAACTATTAGACTACTTTGAATCCTCTCCTTCACTATTAGACACTTTCTACCGACAGGACAAATAGGCCATATTAAATATTACTAGCTCATTGCATAAAtagagcaattcttgcatggacacggtCATAAATCTATATTCTTAGACACAATCAATAAGAAACtagtaatttttaatttatttttgttttaattttatttttaattggattcatatggtggttgagattatgaagggGAGAGaaaattcttaatttattttttaattaattaaaattatgtgattggttgtgtgtaaaacaaattcttaggtccatgtccacctaagaattttcctGCATAAATATTACCGCATGAAAacgaaaaaaaaagttttaatccATAATTCAATCTATTTCCTTTTATTCACAAATTAATTTGGGTGTTGTTAATCTTAGAGGTCCATCTTATGTAATTATGTTGGAACAGTTTGCACCACCACATCAAGGATTTTTACCAATAATTCTCGTTCTCAAACGGAACAATAGCATGCACCACCATATCAAGAAGATGCAccaataattttttgttttggaaCTAAACACTGGTGAACATCAAGGCCTCAAAGAGGTCTGATTCTTACAAATTTTCATAATCAAATTTGTATTTTTCCTGATTCAATTAAACTTCCTCCAATTTAAACCTCATATGTTTTGATAGATCTGCTAAGAGGGAAGTAGCTTTGAATATCCTTCCAAAACATTTGTCGAAATTCTTCAGATCAAGTTCTTCTTCAACCGTCGCCATAGACACAATCTGTGGAGATCCATTAAGATAGTGTTGGCTGGAAATTTCGACGCCAAGGTTGTCTCAAAGTGATAAGGAAGAAAACAAATATATTGAATAATGTTGTTAGCTTTTCGACAAGAAAGCCTATTGGAGAAGTCTAATCGAAGTCACCTCTGCACAAGAGGGAGATGTTCAATGGAACTTggaaatattttctaagtttaaGGTGTAACTCGACGAACAGTATATTACGTTCGACGAAGTTTGGTTTGAATTGGAATAAGGAATAACTGAATTTTGTCCTTATCCAGTTTCGAAAGAAGAAGCGTGGAGCCTCGGGGTGAATGAAAGACATGCTGAGCGAAACGTGACATCTGGGAGAACGAATGTTAAAGACAATTATTTCGATTTAGTATTATTCTTGCGAAAAACACTAAACTAGGTGACTTCCCTAAAGGAATAGGGGGATCCGCAATGTGGTAGATTTTTGTAGGATTTTGGGGGATTTTGGTGTTATGACAGTGGTATGTCTTAACCCAAGATGAATATCTTGCTATCCCTCTTGTGGGAGCCCCCTATATAGCCTCTCTTTTATGCCCTGAAATAAGAAGCATCCTTTGGATCCCTCTACATTTCATAGTATTCCAAAACGTCTATCGCCAGCCATGATCATGTATTTAAGCCTTGTATAACGGTAACATTAATGGGCCGACCACCGCTTTAAACGTTATATCCTTGTTCAGCTCATGCCCGTTGGTATGAGACTAGGTCGCGTAATGAACCTACCCGGCTCGTAGGTCTTGATTACAGCCTAGGTAACGTACCTACCCGGCCCGAGGGTCTCGGTGATGGGTTTGATACTCGATCAACGTCCCATCCTGATCTTCCTTGTTATTTATCTCAGGCGACTACAAATCCCTTCTTAGTAAGAATATTTTTGGGATGTACAAGTATATATAGGAGCATTAGTGTTATGGATCAGGGGTATATCATCATTTGTACAAAATCACGCAAATACTCAAAGTACCTGCGATATTGGGAAAAAATCATTGATAAAGGTATGTATAAACATCATATTTTGTTCAGTTTGCAATTTACTTTATATTTCCAGAATTCATTACTTCTTGCAGTTTATTTTCAAGTGTCctttattgcatttttttacaATTCTGCAAAGTAACATTA includes these proteins:
- the LOC131617157 gene encoding cinnamoyl-CoA reductase CAD2-like; amino-acid sequence: MSGEGKVVCVTGASGFIAYWIVKFLLQRRYIVRATVRDLSNPKKVDHLIKLDGAKERLKLFKADLLEDGSFDSIIQGCHGVFHTASPVRHVVDDPQTELIDPALKGTINVLKSCAKSPSVKRVVFTSSVAAVALNTRPKNPEVIVDETWFSVPDFCRESQLWYPLSKTLAEAAAWEFVNENKIDMVVINPTMVAGPLLQPEVNESVELILNLINGIPFPNKAFGWVNVKDVADAHIRAYEIASANGRLYCLSERGAHYSDLVTILHDLYPTLQISDKCEDEEPYLTTYQISKKKAKSLGIEFTPLEVSLKETVESFREKKIVDF